The proteins below are encoded in one region of Amycolatopsis magusensis:
- a CDS encoding lipopolysaccharide biosynthesis protein, translating into MTTQEEAPPKVRRALVLSLLNTVIGKFGGFFVSLLLARLLAPEDFGVFAVALVALHAVLSLNELGVSLAIVRWQGDPRTIAPTVTTISTASSALLYVGCWFGAPAFAEAMGSPDAVGVLRLLCVSVLIDGATATAVQLVNRAFRQGAQLAADLLNLVVTCGLTVTLALNGAGAWSLAWGQLAGNALSALMLLKLVDYWPRPGFDRRQARELLAFGLPLAAASFVVFAMLNVDYVVIGRLLDVTALGFYVVAFNLASWPVNTFSVVMRRVSLAAFARVQDSASSRGEALTRLAVILAVPTLPVCAALGVLALPAVTTLYGGKWAAAAVVVQFLAILGVVRVFAELCYDFLVALGRSRVCLWLQVGWFLSLLVALPLGALWNGIAGVAALHALVASVVVLPAFAWMVRRTGVSLRGLGMALVRPVVGVVVMVGVMFGVRALTEPSAVQLFLGVGVGVLVYVPFVWSLRGRLRELR; encoded by the coding sequence ATGACCACCCAGGAAGAGGCCCCGCCGAAGGTCCGGCGGGCGCTGGTGCTGAGCCTGCTGAACACGGTGATCGGCAAGTTCGGCGGCTTCTTCGTCTCGCTGCTGCTCGCCCGGTTGCTGGCGCCGGAGGACTTCGGTGTGTTCGCGGTGGCGCTGGTCGCCCTGCACGCGGTGCTGTCGCTGAACGAGCTGGGCGTGAGCCTGGCGATCGTGCGGTGGCAAGGTGATCCGCGGACGATCGCGCCGACGGTCACCACGATCTCGACGGCGTCCAGCGCGTTGCTCTACGTGGGTTGCTGGTTCGGGGCGCCCGCTTTCGCGGAGGCGATGGGTTCACCGGACGCGGTCGGCGTGCTGCGGTTGTTGTGCGTGTCGGTGTTGATCGACGGTGCCACGGCGACCGCGGTGCAGCTGGTGAACCGGGCGTTCCGGCAGGGCGCGCAACTGGCGGCTGACCTGCTGAACCTGGTGGTCACCTGCGGGTTGACGGTGACGCTGGCGCTGAACGGCGCGGGGGCGTGGAGCCTGGCGTGGGGGCAGCTGGCGGGCAACGCGCTGTCGGCGCTGATGTTGCTGAAGCTGGTCGACTACTGGCCGCGGCCGGGGTTCGACCGGCGGCAGGCGCGGGAACTGCTGGCGTTCGGCCTGCCGCTGGCGGCGGCGAGCTTCGTGGTGTTCGCCATGCTGAACGTGGACTATGTGGTGATCGGCCGACTGCTCGACGTGACGGCGCTGGGGTTCTACGTGGTCGCGTTCAACCTGGCGAGCTGGCCGGTGAACACGTTTTCGGTAGTGATGCGGCGGGTCTCGCTGGCGGCTTTCGCGCGGGTGCAGGACTCGGCGTCTTCCCGCGGCGAGGCTCTTACGCGGCTGGCGGTGATCCTGGCGGTGCCGACCCTGCCGGTGTGCGCGGCTTTGGGCGTACTGGCTTTGCCGGCGGTGACCACTTTGTACGGCGGCAAGTGGGCGGCTGCGGCGGTTGTGGTGCAGTTCCTGGCGATCTTGGGTGTGGTACGGGTTTTCGCGGAGTTGTGTTACGACTTCTTGGTGGCTTTGGGGCGGTCGCGGGTTTGCTTGTGGTTGCAGGTGGGGTGGTTCTTGTCGTTGCTCGTCGCTTTGCCGTTGGGGGCGCTTTGGAACGGGATCGCGGGGGTGGCTGCGTTGCATGCTCTGGTGGCGTCGGTGGTGGTGCTGCCTGCTTTCGCCTGGATGGTGCGGCGGACGGGGGTTTCGTTGCGGGGGCTGGGGATGGCGCTGGTGCGGCCGGTGGTGGGGGTTGTGGTGATGGTGGGGGTCATGTTCGGGGTACGGGCTTTGACCGAGCCTTCGGCGGTGCAGTTGTTCTTGGGGGTGGGGGTGGGGGTGCTGGTTTATGTTCCGTTCGTTTGGTCTTTGCGGGGGCGGTTGCGGGAGTTGCGGTGA
- a CDS encoding acyltransferase, translating into MTEVRVHPRGLCESDQVGAGTRVWAFAHVLAGAKIGRDCNICDGAFVEDGAVLGDNVTVKNATLVFRGVTCENDVFLGPNVVFTNDLRPRAHIKRGPDSLLLTKVRRGATLGAGVVVVCGTEIGEHSFAAAGAVVARDVPAHAFVAGNPARQKGWVCECGDPLTDDLSCAGCQAVYEQRSDDRGLRRRSA; encoded by the coding sequence ATGACCGAGGTCAGGGTGCACCCGCGGGGTTTGTGCGAGAGCGACCAGGTCGGCGCGGGAACGCGGGTGTGGGCGTTCGCGCACGTGCTGGCGGGGGCGAAGATCGGCCGGGACTGCAACATCTGCGATGGCGCGTTCGTCGAGGACGGCGCGGTGCTGGGCGACAACGTGACGGTGAAGAACGCGACGCTGGTCTTCCGCGGGGTGACCTGCGAGAACGATGTGTTCCTGGGGCCGAACGTGGTGTTCACCAACGACCTGCGGCCACGCGCGCACATCAAGCGCGGCCCGGATTCCCTGCTGCTGACCAAGGTCCGCCGCGGCGCCACCCTCGGCGCCGGCGTGGTCGTGGTGTGCGGCACGGAGATCGGCGAGCACTCCTTCGCCGCGGCCGGGGCGGTGGTGGCGCGGGATGTGCCCGCGCACGCCTTCGTCGCGGGGAACCCCGCCCGGCAGAAGGGCTGGGTGTGCGAATGCGGGGATCCGCTCACCGACGACCTGAGCTGTGCGGGTTGTCAGGCGGTCTACGAGCAGCGTTCCGATGATCGCGGGCTGCGAAGGCGAAGCGCATGA